A segment of the Pedobacter faecalis genome:
CTTCAAATCGCCATTGCACATAACGGCGTGGAAGCCATCCGAAAACTTAAGGATCATCCCGACACCGACCTGGTCCTTATGGACATTATGATGCCAGAGATGGATGGCTATGAGGCCATGCGGACAATTAGGGCCGATAAAACATATGAGCGACTACCGATCATTGCGCTGACGGCCAAAGCCATGAAAAGTGACCGCGACAAATGCCTTGAAGCCGGGGCTAATGATTATATCAGCAAGCCGGTAGATATCGACAAACTGGTCTCTATGCTCAGGGTATGGCTTAGTTAACAACTTATGAATAATCATCCAGAAACCATTACCTACGCCCAGCTTTCCGCGCTGATTCAACTCGTCAAAAACTTACACGGGTTCGACTTTAGCGGTTACGCGGCTGCATCATTAAAGCGCCGGGTCAGCCGGATCATGGAGCTCCAGCGACTGAGCTATGCTGACCTGCAGAGTGCACTCGTCAATAACGAAAACTATTTCGAGTCCTTCCTCATCCAGATTACAGTCAACGTCACTGAAATGTTCAGAGATCCCAGCTTTTACAATTCCTTGTCCGCGAACGTTGTACCATACCTAAGCTCCTATCAAAGGATTAAAGTCTGGAATGCCGGTTGCTCATCGGGTGAAGAGCTTTATTCATTTGCAATCCTTTTTGATGAAGCAGGCCTCTATGATCGATCTTTCTTCTATGGTACCGATATTAATGCGCACGTGCTAAAACAAGCAAAGTCGGGCATATACGACCTTGCTAAAATGAAACTTTATTCAGAAAACTACCTTAAAACCAATCCAAAAAAGTCATTGTCCGATTATTACACCGCCAGGTACGATGCCGCGACGATTAATCAGTATCTCAAAAAAAACCTCCTCTTCTCCGTACATAACCTCGTTACAGACGGCATTTTTAACGAATTTCAGTTAATCTCATGTCGAAATGTCCTCATATATTTCAACACCGAACTCCAAAAAAGAGTAATTAACCTACTTTACGACAGTTTAGCTAATTTTGGTTTTTTGTGTTTAGGTCCGAAAGAAAGCTTACGGGATACAGAGGCGCAAAAATTTAAGATAATCGACAAAAAGAATAACATCTATCAGAAAATAGTCTAGTCAGATACCATGGAAAAGATCAACATACTCATTATTGATGACCGACCGGAAAACCTTATTACGCTGGAAGCGCTTCTGGAAAGGAACGACATCAATTTGATAAGTACAACGAATCCTAATGAAGCTCTACGTCTTTCCTGGGAAATGGATATTGCGATCGCCCTGGTTGATGTTCAAATGCCTGAAATGGATGGATTTGAACTTGTAGAAATTCTGAAAAGCAATCCGCGCACAAAAGACATACTGGTCATTTTCGTAACAGCCATATCTAAGGAAACCAAATATGCAGTTAAAGGCCTAAACACCGGGGCGGTCGACTATCTTTATAAACCGCTTGACCCGTACATCACCTCCGCAAAAGTGGATTCATTCATACAAATGGTGCGTTACCAGCGCGATCTTAAGCGAACAAACAAAGACCTTGAGACCTATCAGAAAGAACTGATCCTGGCGAAAGAACAGGCTGAGCAGGGGAAGCGCATCAAGGAAAATTTCCTCGCAAACATGAGTCATGAAATCCGCACACCCATTAACGGAATCATTGGCATTGCACAATTGTTGAGTAAAACGGAACTCAGCCCGGAGCAGCGTGAAATGATGAACCTGCTGGAGGTTTCATCCAGTTCGCTCCTTGGCGTCATTAACGATATCCTGGACCTTTCTAAAATGGAAGCAGGCAAATTTAAAATCAACCGGACCGAAGTCAACCTGGTCGACATGTGCGACAACGTGGTCAACCTCCTTAGCATAAAAGCGAAAGAGAAAGATGTAGACCTTATTAAAAAGTACAGTCCGCAACTCCCCAAATATGTGTTGGCCGACTCCCTCAGGCTCACGCAGATTCTGATGAACCTGATTGGTAACGCCATAAAATTCACCACAGACGGCAGTGTAACGCTCGCCATAGACGTACTAGACCTTAAAGGCAATACCGCAAACATCAAATTTTCCGTTATCGATACCGGTATAGGTATTGCGAAAGAGAACATCGATAAGATATTTGAAATATTTGAACAGGCAGATGAACAGACTACAGCCAAGTTCGGAGGCACAGGCCTTGGCTTGTCCATCGTCAAGAACCTTGCGAAGCTAAAAGGCGGGACACTTGAAGTAAGCAGCGAGGAAAATAGGGGAAGCACCTTCTCCTTCACAAACCGCTATGAAATCCTTAAGGAGATCAAAGCAAGTCCGTCAGCAGAAGAAAAATTCAGCTCGTTTGCAGACCTCAAAGTGCTGGTAGCAGAAGACAATCCGATCAACAAATTCCTCATCGTTAAGATTCTGAAGGACTGGGGCATCAAACCGGACGTCGTTGAAAATGGCCAGGATGCTCTTGACCACATCAAAGCTCATGCGTACGATATCGTCCTTATGGATACTTATATGCCAGTCATGAACGGTCTGAAGGCAATCAGATTAGTCCGGGCAGGCTATGCTCCGGGAAAAGAGCAGGTGCCTATCGTGACCTTTTCTGCGGCAGCAATGGATGAGGACAGGAAAACCGCCATTGATGCCGGAGCGAATGCAGTCATCAGTAAGCCCTTCGAACTGAAAGCTCTGCATGACACCTTAAGCAGGCTTACTACTGGTTAAACGCCGTCATCGTTTGCGCCGGCCCTATGGTTACAAAACTCTTGATCAGCTCTGTGCTTTTGGCTATTAAAGCTGGTAGCTCGGGTTGCTCATCCTTATCGAATGGTGCCAGCACGTAGTCAACCTGCCTGCCCTTTGCAAAGTTATCGCCAATCCCAAACCGCAGTCTTGGATATTCCTGTCCGCCACATAAACCTTCAATGCTTTTAAGACCGTTATGGCCGGCACTGCTGCCCTGAAGTTTCAACCGCAGTTTACCCAGCGGCAAAGCCAGATCATCCACTACAACCAGCACATTTTCCAGAGTGATCCGCAGTTCGTTCATCCAGTAATTCACCGCCTTGCCACTCAAATTCATATAGGTTGTAGGCTTAATCACATACAGCTTCCTACCCTTGAAAGACACTTCCGAGTAATATGCAAGTCTCAGATTTGAAAAAGTGCCGCCCAACTGTTTCACCAATTCGTCAGCGATATCAAAGCCGATATTATGTCGCGTATGGGCGTATTCCGGCCCAATATTTCCAAGTCCAACTATCAAATATTTCATTGGCACCAAAGATAACAGTTTTCCGAAAGCAGACTTTCAAAAAAAAAGGCAGTTCCACAAGGAACTGCCCTTCTGCGTCATTGCAGAAAAACTTATTTCTTTTTAGCTTCCTGCTCTGCTTGTTTCAATGCTCTAGACATACCTACAGAAACGATGGTATCTTCAGGTGTGTTAGTCACGGTGTAGTTACCTTTTTCCAGATCACGTACACGGAACAGGTTACCAACTTCCAATTTAGCAATGCTTACTTCAACAGCCTGTGGCATGTCTTTAGGCAAAGCTTTTACACGAAGCTTACGTAATTTCTGTACCAGTTTACCACCCATTTTTACACCTGGGGAAGTTCCGGTCAATTTCACAGGAATTTCCATTGTGATTGCCTTCTCGTCAAACAGTTGCAGGAAATCCACGTGCAGAAGCACGTCAGTAAGCGGGTGGAACTGCAATTCCTTAATTACCGCTTTAATTTTTTCACCACCCAGATCAATTTCTACAAAGTTTGCCTCGGGGGTATAGATAGCTTCTTTAAGTTCAGTGATCACTACAGCAAAGTGCTTTTGCTCTTTACCACCATACAATACTGCAGGAACCTTGCCTTCATAGCGAAGCTCTTTAGCATCGCGTTTCCCTACGTTCTCTCTTGGAGAACCGCTAATTGCGATTGTTTTCATTTTTATGTTGTTTATTAATAATTTGCTAAACTCTAAACAGATTACTGATCGACTCATGCTCGTTCACATTGGCAATCGCCCTTGCAAACAAGGAAGCCGTACTCAGCACCCTGATTTTTGAACTCTCTTGTTTCAAAGGAATGGTGTCCGTCACGATCAATTCCGTAAGGGCCGAATTCTCAACAGTCTCATAAGCCTTACCCGACAATACCGGATGCGTACACACCGCACGTACACTTTTCGCTCCCTTTTCCATGATCAGCCCGGCTGCCTTCGCCAGCGTACCCGCAGTATCACAAATGTCATCAATAAGCACCACGTCCATTCCGGTCACATCCCCGATGATCGACATTGATTCAATTTCGTTGGCACGCTTGCGGCGCTTGTCGCAGATCACCACCTCGGCGTTAAAAAACTTGGCAAAAGTACGTGCCCGGTAAGACCCACCCATGTCGGGCGACGCAATAACCAGATTCTCCAGACCCAAGCTTTTGATGTAAGGAACAAAAATTACCGACCCGTCAAGGTGATCTACGGGAATATCAAAAAAGCCCTGTATCTGCGCCGCATGCAAGTCCATCGTCATAATCCTGTGGATCCCGGCCGACTTCAGCAGGTTGGCCACCAGTTTGGCGCCTATAGCTACCCTCGGCTTATCTTTCCTGTCCTGTCTGGCCAAACCATAATACGGAACAACAGCCGTAATATAATGTGCAGAAGCCCTCTTTGCCGCGTCAACCAGCAGCAAAAGCTCCATTAAATTATCTGAAGGCTGATAAGTTGATTGGATCAGGAATACATCACACCCACGTACACTTTCATCGTATGATGGTTGGAATTCGCCATCACTGAATTTACTTAATGTTACGCTACCCAGAGGTTTACCGTAACTTTCGGCAATTTTGTGCGCTAAATCTTTTGTACCACTTCCGGCAAAAAGCTTAACTGGGTTAAACTGCAAAGGCATTGTTAAACAATAACAGTACTTGTTAAAAAAAATCGGATTGCGTATCTCTCACAATCCGAATATTATTTAGTTGCCCGACCAGGATTCGAACCTAGACAAACGGTACCAAAAACCGTCGTACTACCATTATACTATCAGGCAATCTCCTTTACCAAAGCTTCCTTTGAAATGGAATGCAAATCTACGCAGATTTTTCATAACTGCAAACAGAACCGATTTTTTTTTGAAAGAGAATTTTCAACTCGCAGATTTTCAAATAAAAAAAATTTAGAACCACTATAAGAGAGGCCACCCGCCGCCATTTCGGGCTGTTTGAATTAGCTAAACTATTGCCTAACTTTGCAGCGTACATAAAATACTAAAAAAACAGCAATATGTCATCAGTAGAGACAACTTACGTTCCTTACAAAGTTAAGGACATTTCACTGGCAGAATGGGGCCGAAAAGAGATCGAACTGGCAGAGGCAGAAATGCCCGGCCTGATGTCGTTACGTGAAGAATTCGGGCCATCAAAACCTTTAAAAGGCGCACGCATCGCCGGATGCTTACACATGACCATCCAGACCGCGGTACTGATTGAAACACTAGTTGAACTGGGTGCTGAAGTAACCTGGTCATCATGCAATATATTCTCTACCCAAGATCATGCGGCCGCTGCTATTGCTGCAGCAGGAATCCAGGTCTATGCCTGGAAAGGCCTCGACGAAGCAAGTTTCGACTGGTGTATTGAACAAACATTACACTTTGGCCCTGAACGCCAACCCCTGAACATGATACTCGACGACGGCGGCGATTTAACAAACATGGTATTCGACAGATACCCTGAACTGATCGCTGGGATCAAAGGACTGTCGGAAGAAACCACCACCGGCGTACACCGTTTATACGAGCGCATGAAGAACGGCACGCTGCACCTTCCTGCTATCAACGTAAACGACTCTGTAACCAAATCAAAGTTTGACAACAAATATGGTTGCCGGGAATCACTGGTCGACGCAATCCGTCGTGCAACTGACGTCATGATGGCAGGCAAAGTTGCTGTTGTTGCGGGGTATGGCGACGTAGGTAAAGGTTCTGCTGAATCATTGAGCTCACAGGGCGTACGCGTTATCGTATCTGAGATCGACCCGATCTGCGCGCTACAGGCAGCTATGGAAGGCTATCAGGTTCAAAAGTTCGCCAATGCGGTTAAAGAGGCCGACATCATCGTGACCACTACCGGAAACTGCGATATCGTTCGCGGCGAACATTTCAAAACCATGAAAGACAAAGCCATCGTTTGTAACATAGGTCACTTCGATAACGAGATTGACGTAGCCTGGCTTAATAAAAACTATGGCGACACCAAGGTGGAAATTAAGCCGCAGGTCGACAAATATACCATCGACGGGAAAGACATCATTTTGCTGGCAGAAGGTCGCCTCGTGAACCTGGGTTGCGCCACCGGCCACCCAAGCTTTGTTATGTCAAATTCGTTCACCAATCAGACACTTGCACAGTTGGAATTGTGGACCAACTCCGACAAATACGAAAACAAGGTATATGTGCTACCTAAACTTCTCGATGAGAAAGTAGCACGTCTGCACCTGGCTAAAATCGGCGCTGAATTAGATACGCTTGATCCACATCAGGCAGAATATATCGGCGTAGCAGTCGAAGGCCCTTTCAAGCCTGAAGCTTACAGATACTAACCGGCGGCCAACCGTCATAAAATGGGGATATTGTTTTTAACGGTATCCCCATTTCTTATATTTGTACATGACAAAACTATCCGTAAACATCAACAAGATCGCCACGCTGCGCAACAGTCGCGGAGGCAACAATCCGGATCTGCTCAAGGTGGCGCTCGACTGTGAACGCTTCGGTGCCGAGGGCATCACGGTACATCCCCGCCCCGACGAGCGGCACATTCGCTACCAGGATGTGTACGACTTAAAAGCTGCCATTGTAACGGAGTTCAATATTGAAGGCAACTGCAGCGAGCAGAAGTTTGTAGACCTAGTACTGGCCAACAAACCAGCACAGGTAACGCTTGTTCCCGATGCAGAGGGCCAGATTACTTCCAATCATGGATGGGACACGGTAAAGCACAGGGATTATCTGAAAGAAATGGTTGCAGTCTTTCAAGCTGCCGGTATCAGGGTTTCCATTTTTGTTGATCCGGTAGTGGAAATGATAGAAGGCGCGGCAGTAACCGGGTCCGAACGTATTGAATTATACACCGAAGCCTACGCACACAATTACTACAACAACAGGGAGAAAGCCATACTACCTTACATCGCTGCTGCACATAAGGCCAGCGAACTCGGACTTGGCATTAATGCCGGGCATGATCTCGACCTGCACAACCTAAAGTATTTTGCTGCCAGTATCCCCGGACTCCTCGAAGTAAGTATCGGCCACGCGCTCATCAGCGACGCCCTTTACCTTGGCCTGGAAAATACCATTCAGCAGTATTTAAGACAGCTTAAGCCCTAGTGAGTTGCGGTATTTTTATTACCTTTGCGCAACTTTTATTCATAGATTTTCATGAACTTAAACATTCATTACCAAGAAGACTTTAAAGACCGTCACATCGCGCCAAATCAGAAGGACACAGAAGATATGCTCGCGACAATCGGCGTTGGCTCTGTAGACGAATTGATTGACCAGACCATCCCCGCCAAGATCAGGTTGAAACAACCATTAAACCTGCCCGCGGCAAAGTCTGAAACTGCCTATTTAAACAGCCTGAAGCAAACGGCCTCGTTAAACAAGGTGTTCAAATCTTATATCGGACAGGGCTATTACGATACGCTTACACCGGGCGTGATCTTGCGTAATGTTATGGAAAACCCGGGATGGTATACACAATATACCCCTTACCAGGCTGAAATCGCGCAAGGGCGTCTGCAGGCCTTGTTAAACTTCCAGACCATGGTTATCGACCTTACAGGAATGGAAATCGCGAACGCCTCCCTGCTTGATGAAGGCACCGCAGCGGCCGAAGCCATGTTTATGCAATACAGTCTGCGTAAAAATCAGCAGGCAACGAAGTTCTTTGTATCAGAACTCCTGTTTCCCCAGACCATCGATATTTTAAAAACAAGAGCCAACCCTTACGGCATCGAGCTGGTTATTGGCGACCACCTTACTTTTGAGCCAACCGACGCATTCTTTGGTGCTGCTATTCAGTACCCTGCCGGCAACGGGGAAGTATATGATTATACAGACTTTGCTCAGAAAGCTCACGCTCAAAACGTTAAAGTTACGGTAATCGCCGATCTGCTTAGCCTCACCCTGCTTACCCCTCCCGGAGAATGGGGGGCTGACGTTGTTGTAGGCACTACACAGCGCTTCGGCGTACCAATGGGTTTTGGCGGACCGCACGCTGCTTATTTTGCCACTAAAGAAGAATACAAACGCTCTATCCCAGGCCGGATCATCGGTGTTACCATAGACAGCAACAATAATTATGCATTACGCATGGCACTGCAGACCCGTGAGCAGCACATCCGTCGCGATAAGGCTACCTCTAATATCTGTACTGCACAAGCCCTGCTTGCCATCATGGCTGGCTTTTATGCTGTGTATCACGGACCAAAAGGCTTGCGCGCTATTGCTGAACGCACACACGGATTGGCCATTACGCTATCCCGTTCACTCGAAAAGATTGGGTATAAGCAACTCAACAAAGCTTATTTCGACACCGTACAGCTCGACTTGGGCGAGCTCGTCGACTCTATTCATCGTGAGTGCCTCGACAACGAGATCAATTTACACTACAATGGTAGTACCGTCACCATCGCGCTCGACGAGACCACCACTCCTGAAGATGTAAAACTGCTCGTTAAGCTCTTTGCCAAAGTGAAAGCCATTGCAGGGGATGCAGTGGAGCTGGCCGACCAGCAGCTTGAAACAGTAATACCTGCCTCGTTGCTGCGTACTTCCGAATATCTTACCCATCCCGTATTCAACTCGCACCATTCGGAACATGAGATGCTGCGTTACATAAAATCACTGGAAAGCAAAGATCTTTCGCTTTGCCATTCCATGATCGCACTGGGTTCATGTACCATGAAGCTGAATGCTACAACTGAAATGATCCCTGTTACCTGGCCGGAATTCGGCAGGATACATCCTTTTGCCCCGGCAGATCAGGTTGCGGGCTACTATACGGTATTTAACGAGCTCGACAGATGGCTAAGCGAGATCACCGGTTTTGCGGCCATGAGCTTACAACCAAATGCAGGAGCACAAGGAGAGTATGCCGGACTGATGGTGATCAGGGCATATCATCAGGATCGCGGGGATGGACACCGCAACATTGCCTTGATCCCTTCTTCTGCTCACGGAACCAACCCGGCTTCTGCGGCAATGGCCGGCATGAAGATCGTGGTGGTGAAGTCGCTCGAGAACGGCAACATCGACGTAGAAGACCTCAAGGCAAAAGCAGAGCAGCATAAAGAAAACCTGTCCTGTCTGATGGTTACCTACCCTTCTACACACGGTGTGTTTGAAGAAAGCATAATCGACATCTGTAACATCGTTCATGAGAACGGTGGGCAGGTGTATATGGATGGTGCAAACATGAACGCACAGGTCGGGCTTACAAGTCCGGCCAATATCGGCGCCGATGTTTGTCACCTTAACCTGCACAAAACCTTCTGTATACCACACGGCGGCGGAGGTCCGGGCATGGGCCCCATTGGTGTCGCTAAACACCTGGTACCATACCTGCCAGGACACGCCGTAGTAAATATCGACCAGGGCAAGTCCATCCATGCCGTATCATCTGCGCCATGGGGCTCAGCGTCTATCCTGATTATTTCACATGCTTACATCGCTATGATGGGCGCTGAAGGACTAACCAATGCTACCCGCTATGCGATTCTGAACGCGAACTATATGAAAGCCCGTTTGGAGCAGCATTATCCTGTTCTTTACAGCGGTGCCAACGGAAGATGCGCACACGAAATGATCCTCGACTGCCGCAGCTTTAAAAACCTGGGCATCGAAGTGGTAGATATCGCCAAACGCCTAATGGACTATGGTTTCCATGCACCTACCGTTTCCTTCCCTGTAGCCGGCACACTAATGGTTGAGCCAACAGAAAGTGAACCTAAGCATGAGCTCGACCGCTTTTGCGACGCGTTAATCGCTATAAAAGGGGAAATCGACCTGATCGCGTCAGGCGAATCTGACAAGGCGGACAACCCTTTGAAAAACGCACCGCACACTGCTACCGTAGTTACGGGCAACGCATGGGAGCATGCTTACAGCAGACAAACAGCAGCATTTCCGCTGCCTTACGTCGCTGCCTACAAGTTCTGGCCATCAGTTGGTCGTGTAAACGATTCGTATGGCGACAGGTCATTGGTTTGCGCTTGTCCGCCAATTGAAAGTTATGAAGAAACTTATGCTTAACTTAGGGATAGAATAAACCATTAAAAGACAATATGAAACTAAAAACCACATCCTTGGCGCTTCTAGTCGTTGCGTTCATTTCCACCGCTTTTGTAAAACCGGTTGCTAAGCCAGTATCGTATACAGTAGATACAGAAAAATCTTCTATCACATGGGTAGGAAAGAAGCTAACCGGCGGTCATAATGGCACTATTGCCCTTCAATCAGGCAGCCTGCTGTTCGACGGGAAGAAGCTTTCAGGCGGAAACTTTGTGATTGATATGACAACCATCAAAGATGCGGATAAGAGTGAGCGGCTCGAAGGCCACTTAAAGGCTGATGACTTTTTCGGCGTCGACAAATTCGCCACCTCTACCTTTGCTATCAAGAAGCTGGCCCAGTCGGGCAACAAGGTGAATATCACCGGCAACCTGACCATCAAGGGTGTTACCCAGTCCATCACCTTTCCTGCAACAATCGCCTGGAATACCGATGGAACCGTTACTGCCGTAGCAGAGAAGATTGTGGTCGACCGCACCAAGTTTGGCATCAAATATCGTTCTAAAGGTATGTTCCCTGATGTGGGCGATAAAATGATCTATGACGAGTTTGAGCTTGCCGTCAAACTGGTAGCCAAAAAGTAATACACAAGATAAATTAAATCCCCTGTCTATAAAAAGGCAGGGGATTTTCTTATCTTAGTACACACACAGGATGACACCATATGACAGAAAACAAGATTCATCTTCTCGCCATTGATGATGACGATATTAACATATTCATTATAAAAAAGATACTCGAGAAAACCGGCTTTGAAGTAAGCTTTTCCTCGAGCAGCAACGGGCAGGAGGCATTTGATTATCTTTCAGGCCTGATATCGTCGGGCAGTACCTTCCCGCAACTTATCCTGGTCGATATTAACATGCCTGTACTCAATGGCTGGGATTTTTTGTCGGCCTACGAAAAGCTGGATGCCCCTAAAAATGTCCACATCTATATGCTATCCTCCTCTGTATACGAGAATGACATTGAAAAGGCGAAGTCATTCAGAACAGTAAAAGGCTTTATCTCCAAACCGCTTTCTATAGACCGCCTCTCCGAACTGCTGCGTCTTATAGATTTTTAGCCCTTACTTACCGAATGCTGAATTGTCCGTCCTGCAGTGAGACAAAACCAGTAGTGCGCGACTTACCATGATAGAACAGACAGTTCCATTGCTCGCTGGCAGCACGGGTACCAAACGCTTCACGTAGTTCCATCGCCTTCCTTCCGTCAAAATCATACTTGGCAATAAACTTTCTGAGCAGCTCCTCCGGCTCGGGAAGAACATCTCCCCCGAAAAATACTTTGTCTCCAGCTTCCTCCAACAGGAACACCTGATGATATGGCGTGTGGGCTCCCGTCAACTCATAACTGATCTTGTCAGTCAGCCTTCCCGATCCTTCCACAAACTTCAGCTGGGCATTTCGCTGCAGAAATTCGAATATCTCCGTCTTATACGATGAAGACGGACTTGTAAAAGCGCTCTCCCACTCACCCTGCTGTATTACATAGGTCGCATGCGGAAAGCTCAGTTCCATCTCCTCGCCTCGCCAATGAATCATGCCACCGGAGTGATCGAAATGCAGGTGCGACATAAGTACCAGATCCACGTCGTCAGGACTAAAGCCAGCCTTTCTGATGTTTTCATGCAACAACAATACCCCGCTGTCATCACTATATCCCAGGCCCGTATCGATCAGCACCAGGTGCTCATCAAGTTTAACTAGAAAGGGCTGGACATGTATAAATAACGAGGCAGGACGGTCTTTTGGACTATCCTTTTTTGGATCAAACGGTATAAATTTCTTATCAGCAGCTACAGAGTACGAACCCTCAAACAAAGTAAAAACTTCCAATGGCTTAATATTAGTTGGAACAAAAGATTAATGATATCTTTACGATATCGAACGCAAAGATAAGGAAACCTGAATGGAAAAAAGATGGGTACGGGCAGCGAACGCAGATACAACGCTCTCAAAATCTCTGGCACAGGAGCTTAATATCGACGACAGTCTGGCCCAGGTTCTTGTCCAGCGCGGAGTCACCACATTTGAAGAAGCCCGCAGCTATTTTAAGCCGGAATTGTCCAGACTGCACGATCCTTTCCTAATGAGACAGATGGACCAGGCTGTCAACAGAATAGACCTTGCACTTGCCAGTTCAGAGAAAATCCTGGTGTATGGCGACTACGACGTAGACGGTACCACGGCCGTAGCGCTGGTCTACAGTTTCCTTAGCGGGCTAACGCAGCATGTCGATTACTATATACCCGACCGCCACAAGGAAGGGTACGGCATATCCACAGCGGGCATCGACTACGCATCAGCCAAGGGCTTCAGCCTTATCATAGCGCTGGATTGCGGAATAAAGTCCGTAGATAAGATTGACTACGCAAACAAGCTTGGCATTGACTTCATCGTTTGTGATCACCACACCCCCGGCGAGGAACTGCCAGACGCCATAGCCGTCCTGGATCCCAAGCGGGCCGACTGCAATTACCCGTTCAAGGAGCTTTCGGGATGCGGGATCGGTTTTAAACTGGCTCAGGCTTACAGTTTAAGACATGGCTTGCCAGAAAGCCGTTACCTGTGCTACCTCGATCTGGTGATGGTTAGCATAGCGGCCGATATTGTACCCATCGTTGGCGAAAACAGGGTACTGGCACATCAC
Coding sequences within it:
- a CDS encoding MBL fold metallo-hydrolase, whose translation is MEVFTLFEGSYSVAADKKFIPFDPKKDSPKDRPASLFIHVQPFLVKLDEHLVLIDTGLGYSDDSGVLLLHENIRKAGFSPDDVDLVLMSHLHFDHSGGMIHWRGEEMELSFPHATYVIQQGEWESAFTSPSSSYKTEIFEFLQRNAQLKFVEGSGRLTDKISYELTGAHTPYHQVFLLEEAGDKVFFGGDVLPEPEELLRKFIAKYDFDGRKAMELREAFGTRAASEQWNCLFYHGKSRTTGFVSLQDGQFSIR
- the gcvP gene encoding aminomethyl-transferring glycine dehydrogenase; the encoded protein is MNLNIHYQEDFKDRHIAPNQKDTEDMLATIGVGSVDELIDQTIPAKIRLKQPLNLPAAKSETAYLNSLKQTASLNKVFKSYIGQGYYDTLTPGVILRNVMENPGWYTQYTPYQAEIAQGRLQALLNFQTMVIDLTGMEIANASLLDEGTAAAEAMFMQYSLRKNQQATKFFVSELLFPQTIDILKTRANPYGIELVIGDHLTFEPTDAFFGAAIQYPAGNGEVYDYTDFAQKAHAQNVKVTVIADLLSLTLLTPPGEWGADVVVGTTQRFGVPMGFGGPHAAYFATKEEYKRSIPGRIIGVTIDSNNNYALRMALQTREQHIRRDKATSNICTAQALLAIMAGFYAVYHGPKGLRAIAERTHGLAITLSRSLEKIGYKQLNKAYFDTVQLDLGELVDSIHRECLDNEINLHYNGSTVTIALDETTTPEDVKLLVKLFAKVKAIAGDAVELADQQLETVIPASLLRTSEYLTHPVFNSHHSEHEMLRYIKSLESKDLSLCHSMIALGSCTMKLNATTEMIPVTWPEFGRIHPFAPADQVAGYYTVFNELDRWLSEITGFAAMSLQPNAGAQGEYAGLMVIRAYHQDRGDGHRNIALIPSSAHGTNPASAAMAGMKIVVVKSLENGNIDVEDLKAKAEQHKENLSCLMVTYPSTHGVFEESIIDICNIVHENGGQVYMDGANMNAQVGLTSPANIGADVCHLNLHKTFCIPHGGGGPGMGPIGVAKHLVPYLPGHAVVNIDQGKSIHAVSSAPWGSASILIISHAYIAMMGAEGLTNATRYAILNANYMKARLEQHYPVLYSGANGRCAHEMILDCRSFKNLGIEVVDIAKRLMDYGFHAPTVSFPVAGTLMVEPTESEPKHELDRFCDALIAIKGEIDLIASGESDKADNPLKNAPHTATVVTGNAWEHAYSRQTAAFPLPYVAAYKFWPSVGRVNDSYGDRSLVCACPPIESYEETYA
- a CDS encoding response regulator, producing the protein MTENKIHLLAIDDDDINIFIIKKILEKTGFEVSFSSSSNGQEAFDYLSGLISSGSTFPQLILVDINMPVLNGWDFLSAYEKLDAPKNVHIYMLSSSVYENDIEKAKSFRTVKGFISKPLSIDRLSELLRLIDF
- a CDS encoding YceI family protein — encoded protein: MKLKTTSLALLVVAFISTAFVKPVAKPVSYTVDTEKSSITWVGKKLTGGHNGTIALQSGSLLFDGKKLSGGNFVIDMTTIKDADKSERLEGHLKADDFFGVDKFATSTFAIKKLAQSGNKVNITGNLTIKGVTQSITFPATIAWNTDGTVTAVAEKIVVDRTKFGIKYRSKGMFPDVGDKMIYDEFELAVKLVAKK